Proteins found in one Stigmatopora nigra isolate UIUO_SnigA chromosome 15, RoL_Snig_1.1, whole genome shotgun sequence genomic segment:
- the hmox1a gene encoding heme oxygenase 1a, whose amino-acid sequence METKNTRKFNMGEVGSDLSEQIKEATKDNHVKAENTELMLSYQRGEITLPQYKLLLCSLYEIYKVLEEELDKNCSHPGVAPIYFPQELDRLESLENDLEHFFGPDWSRKLIVPAATHRYTQRLREIGEDNPVLLVAHAYTRYLGDLSGGQVLGKITQKSLKLTGKEGLSFFYFPAVNSANRFKQLYRSRMNAIELTEEERAAVLKEAILAFEFNTQVFDDLQKLLCVATGQSEINSGSSPTVSLKQFTVGLCVTLATIGIETLRKVLYITQMDLMRL is encoded by the exons ATGGAGACCAAGAACACAAGGAAATTCAACATGGGTGAAGTTGGCAG TGATTTATCGGAACAGATTAAAGAAGccacaaaggacaaccatgtaAAAGCTGAAAATACAGAGCTGATGCTGAGTTATCAAAGGGGAGAGATAACCCTGCCACAGTACAAG CTCCTGCTATGTTCCCTCTACGAGATCTACAAGGTCTTAGAAGAGGAACTGGATAAGAATTGTTCCCATCCAGGAGTCGCACCCATATACTTTCCTCAGGAACTGGATCGCCTAGAATCATTGGAGAATGATTTGGAACATTTCTTTGGCCCTGATTGGAGCAGGAAGTTGATTGTGCCTGCAGCCACACACAGATACACTCAGAGGCTACGAGAG ATTGGTGAAGATAATCCTGTACTGCTGGTGGCTCACGCCTACACTCGATATCTCGGAGATCTGTCAGGAGGACAAGTGCTAGGAAAAATTACCCAGAAATCTCTCAAACTGACAGGCAAAGAAGGCCTTTCATTTTTCTACTTCCCTGCTGTGAACAGTGCTAATCGCTTCAAGCAGCTATACAGGAGTCGCATGAACGCTATTGAGCTGACTGAGGAAGAGAGAGCAGCAGTTCTGAAGGAGGCGATTCTAGCCTTTGAGTTTAATACTCAG gtttttgaTGACTTGCAGAAGCTCTTGTGTGTCGCAACAGGACAATCTGAGATCAACTCTGGCAGTTCTCCCACTGTTTCACTCAAGCAATTCACTGTGGGCCTCTGTGTTACACTGGCAACTATTGGAATTG AAACCTTGAGGAAGGTGCTGTACATCACACAAATGGATTTAATGAGACTGTaa
- the mcm5 gene encoding DNA replication licensing factor MCM5: protein MSGFDDPGIYYSDSFGGEGHGPDEGGHKRIQIKKRFREFLRQFRVGTDRTGFTYKYRDDLKRHYTLGEYCIEVEMEDLASFDEDLSDCLYKLPSDNLPLLEEAAKEVADEVTRPRPAGEETIQDIQVMLKSDAHQASIRSLKSEQVSRLVKVHGIIISATPVKAKATKVCLKCRSCQHLISNISLPPGLQGYALPRKCPNDSTARVKCPVDPFFIIPDRCVCVDFQTLRLQEAPDDVPHGEMPRHLQLFCDRYLCDRVVPGNRVTIMGIYSIKKTAAPKSKGREKSSGVGIRASYLRVVGIQVDTEGAGRGATGSVTPQEEEELRSLAASADVYTSLARSVAPSIYGSEDLKKAITCLLFGGSRKRLPDGLTRRGDINLLMLGDPGTAKSQLLKFVERCSPVGVYTSGKGSSAAGLTASVLRDPTTRGFIMEGGAMVLADGGVVCIDEFDKMREDDRVAIHEAMEQQTISIAKAGITTTLNSRCSVLAAANSVFGRWDDTKGEDNIDFMPTILSRFDMIFIIKDLHDQQRDMTLARHVMNVHLSAQTQTEGVEGEIPLGTFKKYIAFARAKCGPRLSAAAAEKLKNRYVLMRSGAREHERESDKRASIPITVRQLEAVVRIAESLAKMKLQAVAGEEEVDEALRLFQVSTLDAALSGTLSGVEGFTTQEDQEMIARIEKQLKRRFAIGSQVSEHSIIQDFTKQKYPDHAIYKVLHLMLRRGELQHRMQRKVLYRVK from the exons ATGTCTGGTTTTGACGATCCTGGAATCTACTACAGCGACAGCTTCGGAGGTGAAGGACATGGTCCAGATGAAGGGGGCCATAAACGGATTCAGATCAAGAAACGCTTTCGTGAATTTCTCCGGCAGTTCCGAGTGGGAACCGACCGCACTGGCTTTACATATAAGTACAG AGATGATTTGAAAAGACACTACACCCTTGGAGAGTACTGCATTGAGGTGGAGATGGAGGACCTGGCCAGCTTTGACGAGGATCTGTCTGATTGTCTATACAAACTGCCCTCAGACAATCTCCCTCtg TTAGAGGAGGCTGCTAAGGAGGTAGCCGATGAGGTGACTCGTCCTCGTCCTGCCGGAGAAGAGACTATTCAAGACATTCAAGTCATGCTAAAGAGTGATGCACATCAGGCTTCTATTCGCAGCTTGAAG TCGGAGCAGGTGTCTCGACTTGTAAAAGTACATGGCATCATCATCTCAGCGACCCCGGTGAAGGCCAAGGCCACCAAAGTCTGTCTGAAATGTCGTAGTTGTCAACATCTCATCAGCAACATCTCTCTGCCTCCTGGTCTGCAGGGATACGCACTTCCTCGCAAATGCCCCAA TGATAGCACTGCTAGAGTGAAGTGCCCCGTGGACCCCTTTTTCATCATCCCAGACCGCTGCGTTTGTGTTGATTTTCAAACGCTCCGACTGCAAGAAGCTCCTGATGATGTACCACATGGAGAAATGCCTCGCCATCTTCAGCTTTTCTGTGAcag GTACTTGTGTGACCGTGTGGTACCTGGAAACAGAGTAACCATCATGGGCATCTACTCCATCAAGAAGACGGCTGCTCCCAAGTCCAAGGGCAGAGAGAAGAGTTCTGGCGTGGGGATCCGTGCATCCTACCTGAGAGTGGTTGGCATCCAAGTTGATACAGAAGGGGCAG GTCGTGGTGCAACTGGATCGGTGACTCCACAAGAAGAGGAGGAGCTTAGATCATTGGCCGCTTCTGCAGATGTTTACACTTCCCTTGCTCGCTCTGTTGCGCCCTCAATTTACGGCAGTGAGGATCTCAAAAAGGCTATCACGTGTCTGTTGTTTGGAGGTTCAAGAAAGAG gttgcctGATGGTCTCACTCGCAGGGGCGATATCAATCTTCTCATGCTGGGTGATCCTGGGACAGCCAAATCTCAGTTGCTCAAATTTGTGGAGCGATGCTCACCCGTTGGG GTTTATACCTCAGGAAAGGGTAGCAGTGCGGCTGGTCTGACTGCCTCTGTTTTGAGAGACCCGACTACTCGTGGGTTTATCATGGAGGGAGGCGCTATGGTTCTGGCTGATGGTGGTGTTGTCTGTATTGACGAATTTGACAAG ATGCGGGAAGATGACAGAGTTGCCATCCATGAGGCCATGGAGCAACAGACCATCTCCATTGCTAAG GCCGGCATCACCACCACTCTTAACTCTCGCTGCTCAGTGCTGGCTGCTGCCAATTCTGTGTTTGGTCGTTGGGATGACACCAAGGGGGAGGACAACATTGATTTCATGCCCACCATCTTGTCCCGATTCGACATGATCTTCATCATTAAGGACTTGCATGACCAGCAAAGGGACATG ACATTGGCTCGTCACGTGATGAATGTTCATCTGAGTGCCCAAACCCAAACGGAAGGTGTTGAGGGGGAGATTCCACTGGGCACCTTTAAGAAGTACATTGCCTTTGCCAGAGC GAAATGTGGCCCTCGTCTATCTGCTGCCGCCGCTGAGAAACTTAAAAACAGATATGTGCTTATGAGGAGTGGTGCAAGAGAGCATGAGAGAGAAAGTGACAAAAGAGCCTCTATCCCAATTACTGTCAG GCAACTTGAGGCTGTGGTGCGAATTGCAGAGTCTTTGGCCAAGATGAAGCTGCAGGCTGTGGCTGGGGAGGAAGAAGTGGATGAAGCGCTGCGTCTCTTTCAAGTTTCCACTTTAGATGCTGCGCTCTCTGGCACTCTTTCAG GAGTTGAAGGATTTACCACTCAAGAGGACCAAGAAATGATTGCCCGCATTGAGAAGCAGTTAAAGAGACGCTTTGCAATCGGATCCCAGGTGTCAGAGCACAGTATTATACAAGACTTCACCAAACAG AAATATCCTGACCATGCCATCTACAAAGTACTCCACCTGATGTTGAGGAGGGGTGAGCTTCAGCACCGCATGCAGAGGAAAGTACTTTACAGAGTAAAATAG